The segment ACTGCAGCCCTCAGCTTGGCCGCTTGCGGCAACGGCACCGCCTCCTCCGCAGCCACCGACACTGCTACTTCCACTAAAGTGGCCGGCGAAATCACCGTCTACAACGCCCAGCACGACACCCTGACCAAGGAATGGGTAGACGCGTTCACGAAGCAGACCGGCGTCAAGGTCACGGTCCGCCAAGGTTCCGACACCGAGCTCTCCAACCAGATCGTCCAGGAAGGCGCGGCATCTCCGGCCGACGTCTTCCTCACGGAGAACTCCCCCGCCATGGCCCAGGTTGAGAACGCCGGCCTCTTTGCCGACATCGACAAGGCCACCGTGGACCAGGTCCCGGCCGAGTACCGTCCGTCCACCAACAAGTGGACAGGCATTGCTGCCCGCTCCACCGTCCTGGTGTACGACAAGACCAAGATCAGCGACGACAAGCTGCCCAAGTCAATGCTGGATCTGGCCAAGCCGGAGTGGAAGGGCCGGTGGGCCGCTTCGCCGTCGGGCGCTGACTTCCAGGCCATCGTTGCGGCCCTCCTCGAACAAAAGGGGGAGGCCGCCACCACGGAGTGGCTCAAAGGCATGAAGGACAACTTCAAGGCATACAAGGGCAACAGCACTGCGATGAAGGCAGTCAACGCCGGCGAAGTCGACGCCGCGTTGATCTACCACTATTACTACTACGGCGACCAGGCCAAGACCGGCGAGAACTCCAACAAGGTCACCCCGTACTTCTTCAAGAGCCAGGACCCGGGCGCCTTCCTGTCCGTCTCCGGCGGCGGCGTGCTGAAATCCTCCAAGAACTCCGCAGCTGCCCAGGCCTTCATCAAGTTCATCACCGGCAAGCAGGGCCAGGAAGTCCTCAAGAACGGCACTTCCTACGAATACGCGATCGCTTCCAACGTGGACTCGAACGCTAAACTCGTTCCCATCAAGGATCTGCAAGCTCCCGCCGTGGATCCGGCCAAATTGAACTCCGCAAAGGTCACCGACCTGATGACCAAGGCAGGACTGCTGTAATTCTGTGACCACTGATCTATCGGCCCGCATCTCCCCGGAAATTCCCGGGGCTTCGGCGAGCACGACGACGGCGGGCAGGGGCAAGCGCCCCCGCCCGCCTTTCGGCGTTTCCGCAATATCCCTCCTGGCCGTGCTGATCGCACTGTTTTCGCTCATCCCGCTGGGGTACGTCGCTTACATGACGGCCGCGACGGGGTGGGACACCGCCGTCGCGCTCATCTTCCGGCCGCGCGTTGGCGAGCTGCTCCTCAACACCGTCATGCTGGTGGTCTTTACGGTGCCCATATGCCTGGTGTTGGGAGTCGGTGGCGCGTGGCTCGTGGAGCGGACCAGACTTCGGGGACATCGCTGGTGGGCCGTGGCCCTGGCAGCCCCACTGGCCATCCCGGCGTTCGTCAACAGCTATGCGTGGGTGACCGCAGTCCCCTCGCTGGAGGGCATCTGGTCCGGCGTACTCATCGCAACGCTGTCCTATTTCCCCCTTGTCTACATTCCCGCGGCGGCGACGCTTGGGCGCCTCGACCCCGCGATTGAGCAGTCCGCAGCCTCCCTTGGCTTGGGACCGTGGGCCATCTTCTTCCGGGTTGTCCTGCCTCAACTACGGATCGCCATGACTGGTGGCGCGCTCCTGGTGTCGCTGCACCTGCTGGCCGAATACGGCGCGTTCGCGATGATCCGCTTCGACACGTTCACCACCGCGATCATGACCCAGTTCCAATCCACGTTCAACGGCACCGCCGGGAACATGTTGGCGAGCGTCCTGGTGTTCTTCTGCCTCATCCTGCTCCTGGCCGAAGTCAGGAGCCGCGGTAACGCACGCTACGCCCGCATCGGTTCCGGCGCCCAGGCCAAGCCAACCAGGCTTCCTCTGC is part of the Arthrobacter ramosus genome and harbors:
- a CDS encoding iron ABC transporter substrate-binding protein; this encodes MKIRANALTAIALAATAALSLAACGNGTASSAATDTATSTKVAGEITVYNAQHDTLTKEWVDAFTKQTGVKVTVRQGSDTELSNQIVQEGAASPADVFLTENSPAMAQVENAGLFADIDKATVDQVPAEYRPSTNKWTGIAARSTVLVYDKTKISDDKLPKSMLDLAKPEWKGRWAASPSGADFQAIVAALLEQKGEAATTEWLKGMKDNFKAYKGNSTAMKAVNAGEVDAALIYHYYYYGDQAKTGENSNKVTPYFFKSQDPGAFLSVSGGGVLKSSKNSAAAQAFIKFITGKQGQEVLKNGTSYEYAIASNVDSNAKLVPIKDLQAPAVDPAKLNSAKVTDLMTKAGLL
- a CDS encoding ABC transporter permease, translated to MTTDLSARISPEIPGASASTTTAGRGKRPRPPFGVSAISLLAVLIALFSLIPLGYVAYMTAATGWDTAVALIFRPRVGELLLNTVMLVVFTVPICLVLGVGGAWLVERTRLRGHRWWAVALAAPLAIPAFVNSYAWVTAVPSLEGIWSGVLIATLSYFPLVYIPAAATLGRLDPAIEQSAASLGLGPWAIFFRVVLPQLRIAMTGGALLVSLHLLAEYGAFAMIRFDTFTTAIMTQFQSTFNGTAGNMLASVLVFFCLILLLAEVRSRGNARYARIGSGAQAKPTRLPLHHYQIPSQLALLALTVLAFGLPIFFVLRWVLAGGARVWSADEFLPALLQTLAYGTAGAAATIVVGFPMAYLAVRHPSWFSKMLELSNYVTSSLPGIVVGLAFVTVSIRMVPGVYQTSGVLIAAYVLLFLPRALVNIRSGLAQAPKELDEAAQSLGKAPLVSFLKVTLRLTAPAAAGGAALVFLAIVNELTATLLLSPNGTHTLATEFWSKSSEIDYSGAAPYALLMILLSAPMTYLLFQQSKKVAGQ